One genomic segment of Fusobacterium sp. includes these proteins:
- the hflX gene encoding GTPase HflX, which yields MIKGNTDGIKDFILNELDSLHDITVEKNKIIEPEMLALIASVSSRINREINIAIDRKGNVTEISIGDSSSVQLPFLNVQEKRLSGTRVIHTHPSGSSNLSSIDISALTKLKLDCIVAIGINEDSITGMSIGFCSVNGNDLSHEIIGPLSVEEIVNYDFLSKVEEIENFLKKREVIENDDEYAILVGLDDNESLDELAELAKACNVKVVAKFFQKKTKIDSCYFIGPGKAKELTVFKQLKKANLIIFDDELSGLQVRNLEELTSCKVIDRTILILEIFATRARTREAKIQVELAQLKYRSSRLLGFGSTMSRTGGGVGTKGPGEKKLEIDKRRIRETIYDLKQELEKIRKTRVTQREKRDESGIPKISLVGYTNVGKSTLRNLLVNMYAADNTSKKEAVFAENMLFATLDITTRAIVLPDKRIASLTDTVGFVRKLPHDLVEAFKSTLEEVSFSDLIIHVVDISSETVSEQILAVEKVLGELNALDKPSFLALNKFEMASPEQIATVKENFSKYQMIEISAKENKNIDEFLQMTVSLLPQTTRKCTYLIPYSNTSMSAFLHRNSIIQEEKYEGNGIKIIAIVNDEIYNKCKKFMIEENIC from the coding sequence ATGATAAAAGGAAATACAGATGGAATTAAAGATTTTATTTTAAATGAATTAGATTCTCTTCATGATATAACAGTTGAAAAAAATAAAATAATAGAGCCAGAAATGCTTGCTCTTATAGCTTCAGTAAGCAGCAGAATAAACAGAGAAATTAACATTGCCATTGACAGAAAAGGAAATGTTACAGAAATATCCATTGGTGACAGCAGCAGTGTACAACTTCCTTTTTTAAATGTTCAGGAAAAAAGATTGAGCGGAACAAGAGTTATACATACTCACCCAAGTGGAAGTTCAAATCTGTCTAGCATTGATATATCTGCCCTTACAAAATTAAAATTAGACTGTATAGTTGCCATTGGAATAAATGAAGATTCTATAACAGGAATGAGTATTGGATTTTGCAGTGTAAATGGAAATGACCTTTCACATGAAATTATTGGTCCTTTATCTGTAGAAGAAATTGTAAATTATGACTTTCTTTCTAAAGTTGAAGAAATAGAAAACTTCCTTAAAAAAAGAGAAGTTATTGAAAATGATGATGAATATGCAATTCTTGTAGGCTTAGATGATAATGAAAGTCTTGATGAACTGGCTGAATTAGCTAAAGCATGCAATGTTAAAGTAGTAGCTAAATTCTTTCAAAAGAAAACTAAAATAGATTCATGTTATTTTATTGGACCTGGAAAAGCAAAAGAACTTACTGTCTTCAAACAATTAAAAAAAGCTAATCTTATTATTTTTGATGATGAGCTTAGTGGTTTACAAGTAAGAAACTTAGAGGAACTTACAAGCTGCAAGGTTATTGACAGAACTATTCTTATTCTTGAAATATTTGCTACAAGAGCCAGAACAAGAGAAGCAAAAATTCAGGTAGAGCTTGCACAATTAAAATATAGAAGCAGCAGACTTCTTGGTTTTGGTTCCACAATGTCTAGAACTGGTGGTGGTGTAGGAACTAAAGGTCCTGGAGAAAAAAAACTGGAAATTGATAAAAGAAGAATAAGAGAAACTATCTATGATTTAAAACAAGAATTAGAAAAAATAAGAAAAACAAGAGTAACTCAAAGAGAAAAAAGAGATGAATCTGGTATACCTAAAATATCTCTTGTTGGATATACAAATGTTGGAAAATCTACTCTTAGAAATCTTCTTGTCAATATGTATGCAGCTGATAATACTTCTAAAAAAGAAGCTGTTTTTGCTGAAAATATGCTATTTGCAACTTTAGATATTACTACCAGAGCAATAGTTCTTCCTGACAAAAGGATAGCTTCTCTTACTGATACAGTAGGATTTGTAAGAAAGCTTCCGCATGATTTAGTAGAGGCTTTTAAGTCTACCCTTGAAGAAGTAAGTTTTTCTGATTTAATAATACATGTTGTTGATATATCAAGTGAAACTGTTTCTGAACAAATTTTAGCTGTGGAAAAAGTACTGGGAGAGTTGAATGCTTTAGATAAACCATCTTTTCTTGCATTAAATAAATTTGAAATGGCTTCGCCAGAGCAAATTGCTACAGTAAAAGAAAACTTTAGCAAATATCAAATGATAGAAATCAGTGCTAAAGAAAATAAAAATATTGATGAATTTTTACAAATGACTGTATCACTATTACCACAAACTACTAGAAAATGTACTTATTTAATACCTTACAGCAATACTTCTATGAGTGCCTTTCTTCATAGAAATTCTATTATTCAAGAAGAGAAGTATGAAGGAAATGGTATAAAAATAATTGCTATAGTCAATGATGAAATATACAATAAATGTAAAAAATTCATGATTGAGGAGAATATATGTTAA
- a CDS encoding MATE family efflux transporter yields MLKIILEILKLALPAVGEMILYMMIWVLDTIMVGKHSGQLGVSAVGLSSEVMYTFTNIIVAMGLSISVTSIISRAIGGKNYEKARLTSDITLRLGLIFAFLMGGIFFCFPEKILTIVGAEKDILSLATKYMRICSFAVICNMTTSIFNGIFRGCKNTKTPLFTAIIVNVVNLSLDYLLIFGKFGAPELGVVGGAIATVAGNVCGLLFTLSQLKKIPFKLSPFAPFNREYFKELVKLTIPSSLQEGAFSINKLINVAVIMTLGSLSFASNQIAITIESISFMPGWGFAIACTSLTGYCIGQKDYAKAKIYINYSIYLASGIMGLFSIIFLIFPEKLISLFIKSSETEVIALGTACLMLASIEQIPIAISMVLGGALKGTGDSKTPFKIVLFTNWVIRLPLVYYYIYLKRSSVTYFWKITALQWIIEAIIIFVVYQYKWKKYYQVTDLKEKIA; encoded by the coding sequence ATGTTAAAAATAATACTGGAAATTTTAAAATTAGCTCTTCCAGCAGTTGGGGAAATGATTCTTTATATGATGATATGGGTATTGGATACCATAATGGTTGGAAAACACAGTGGACAATTGGGAGTTTCTGCTGTTGGCCTCAGTTCAGAAGTAATGTACACATTTACAAATATAATTGTTGCTATGGGATTATCAATTTCTGTTACCTCGATAATTTCAAGGGCAATTGGTGGAAAAAATTATGAAAAAGCAAGATTGACTTCTGATATTACTTTAAGGTTAGGCCTTATATTTGCTTTTTTAATGGGAGGAATATTTTTTTGTTTCCCAGAAAAAATACTGACAATTGTAGGTGCAGAAAAAGATATTTTATCTCTTGCAACTAAATATATGAGAATATGTTCTTTTGCTGTAATATGCAATATGACAACAAGTATATTCAATGGGATATTCAGAGGCTGTAAAAATACTAAAACACCTCTTTTTACAGCTATAATTGTAAATGTAGTAAATTTATCTCTTGATTATTTACTTATATTTGGTAAATTTGGTGCTCCAGAATTAGGAGTTGTAGGAGGTGCTATTGCTACTGTTGCTGGAAATGTATGTGGACTTTTATTTACTTTAAGTCAATTAAAGAAAATTCCATTTAAACTAAGTCCATTTGCTCCATTTAATAGAGAATATTTTAAAGAATTAGTAAAATTGACTATTCCTTCATCATTACAAGAAGGAGCTTTCAGTATAAATAAATTAATAAATGTAGCCGTTATAATGACACTGGGAAGTTTATCTTTTGCTTCCAATCAGATAGCTATTACAATTGAAAGTATTTCTTTTATGCCTGGATGGGGATTTGCCATAGCTTGTACTTCTCTTACTGGATATTGTATAGGTCAAAAAGATTATGCAAAAGCTAAGATATATATAAATTATTCTATATACCTTGCTTCTGGAATTATGGGATTATTTTCTATAATCTTCCTTATTTTTCCTGAAAAACTCATTTCTCTTTTTATTAAAAGCAGTGAAACTGAAGTTATAGCTCTTGGAACAGCCTGCCTTATGCTTGCTTCAATAGAACAGATACCAATAGCTATTTCTATGGTATTAGGAGGAGCTTTAAAAGGAACTGGAGACAGTAAGACTCCATTTAAAATAGTTTTATTTACAAACTGGGTAATACGGCTTCCTCTTGTATATTATTATATTTACTTAAAGAGAAGTTCTGTAACTTACTTTTGGAAAATAACAGCTCTGCAATGGATAATAGAAGCTATTATTATTTTCGTAGTCTACCAATACAAGTGGAAAAAATATTACCAAGTTACAGATTTAAAAGAAAAAATTGCATAA
- a CDS encoding L-2-amino-thiazoline-4-carboxylic acid hydrolase, translating into MKEFTERHHAFIAASFYRELVGNYGGQGEKAFVLAVQRYAEQRGSRMAQRAIRDNKELTFAVYREYGEWVSSETLKNEGAVNTVEEISFSPNYEIKILQCPWAEQFKKMDLTKAGIIYCTHLDKAIVRGFNPYLVFEVPQSIYEHEYCIQIMREADFKKNQKIIRNEENIKKFDYHCGHCYKTFKDITTSIFKIRGEEIALKVLKDFRKEYGNEMAEILFSYLKVDFNLI; encoded by the coding sequence ATGAAAGAATTTACAGAAAGACATCATGCTTTTATAGCAGCTTCATTTTATAGAGAACTTGTAGGAAATTATGGAGGGCAGGGGGAAAAAGCTTTTGTACTGGCAGTTCAACGTTACGCTGAACAGAGAGGTTCAAGAATGGCTCAAAGAGCAATAAGAGATAATAAAGAACTCACATTTGCTGTATATAGGGAATATGGAGAATGGGTCAGCAGTGAAACATTAAAAAATGAAGGTGCTGTCAATACAGTTGAAGAGATATCTTTTTCTCCAAATTATGAAATAAAAATTTTGCAATGTCCTTGGGCAGAACAATTTAAAAAGATGGATTTAACAAAGGCAGGAATTATTTATTGTACTCACCTAGACAAAGCTATTGTCAGAGGCTTTAATCCCTATCTAGTTTTTGAAGTTCCTCAAAGCATATATGAACATGAATACTGTATTCAAATTATGAGAGAAGCTGATTTTAAAAAGAATCAGAAAATTATAAGAAATGAAGAAAATATAAAAAAATTTGATTATCATTGCGGACATTGCTATAAGACTTTTAAAGATATTACAACATCTATTTTTAAAATAAGAGGAGAAGAAATAGCTTTAAAAGTTTTAAAAGATTTTAGAAAAGAATATGGTAATGAAATGGCAGAGATATTGTTTTCATATTTAAAAGTAGATTTTAATTTAATATAA
- the bioD gene encoding dethiobiotin synthase yields MNLNKGYFIIGTDTRIGKTYVSALLYQGIKKRNGGYYKPIQSGAFEMLGKLVSPDVEFLCEYNKIPYDIDMTTYLLRAEVSPHLAAEIDKTEVKPEKIKKHWEKLTEKYDTLIVEGAGGLFVPIIREKYYMYDLIKMLDIPVIVVTGNKVGSINHTMLTVNALENMGIKIQGFIFNSIERLYERTGHEEDNRNVIMQMSGIENHLLLKHNQDIIDQIDLFKFLEADVK; encoded by the coding sequence ATGAACTTAAATAAGGGTTATTTTATAATAGGAACAGATACAAGAATTGGAAAGACCTATGTGAGTGCTCTTCTTTATCAAGGTATAAAGAAAAGAAATGGAGGATATTATAAACCCATTCAAAGTGGAGCTTTTGAAATGCTTGGAAAATTGGTTTCCCCAGATGTAGAATTCTTATGTGAATATAATAAAATTCCATATGATATTGATATGACAACATATTTACTGAGAGCTGAAGTATCTCCACATTTGGCAGCTGAAATAGATAAGACAGAAGTAAAACCTGAGAAAATAAAAAAACATTGGGAAAAGTTAACTGAAAAATATGATACTTTAATAGTTGAAGGAGCAGGGGGGTTATTTGTTCCTATTATTAGAGAAAAATATTATATGTATGATTTGATAAAAATGCTTGATATACCAGTAATAGTTGTTACTGGAAATAAAGTAGGAAGTATAAATCATACAATGTTAACAGTAAATGCACTGGAAAATATGGGAATAAAAATACAAGGATTTATATTTAATTCCATTGAAAGATTATATGAGAGAACAGGTCATGAAGAGGATAACAGAAATGTTATAATGCAGATGAGTGGAATAGAGAACCATCTCCTATTAAAACATAATCAAGATATAATAGATCAAATAGATCTTTTTAAATTTTTAGAAGCAGATGTAAAATAA
- a CDS encoding WYL domain-containing protein, with the protein MEKKIRITLLKQVLEIIESDLENFKITKNYLLNYIFEYMKNEKINNNFFFDGEKSVIQFNLNKKNLSTYYDFLMEKNIQVEADFIRKLIYKYANQSRKNRELFIFQSIIERLESGIKDKKIIKIHFKDKRITSVLPFYIGSSKLELSNYLFCYDMNEGKYRNYRISNIDTIFITKEIKIWEDIKFIEKVIKDFDPFLSQGKEIKAMLTSEGEKLLKEIKLNRPEIISKKGNLYEFQCSEEKAKRYFTYFLDEIEILEPLSLREWFKNKYKNAYKKYLDNFIFKK; encoded by the coding sequence ATGGAAAAAAAAATAAGAATAACTCTCCTTAAGCAAGTCTTAGAAATAATTGAATCTGACTTGGAAAATTTTAAAATAACAAAAAATTATCTCTTAAATTATATATTTGAGTATATGAAAAATGAAAAAATAAATAATAATTTTTTCTTTGATGGAGAAAAATCTGTTATACAGTTTAATTTAAATAAAAAAAACCTAAGTACATATTATGATTTTTTAATGGAAAAAAATATACAGGTAGAAGCAGATTTCATAAGAAAACTTATTTATAAGTATGCCAATCAATCGAGAAAAAACAGAGAACTTTTTATTTTTCAATCTATAATTGAAAGACTGGAATCTGGAATAAAAGATAAAAAAATTATAAAAATACATTTTAAAGATAAAAGAATAACTTCTGTTCTTCCATTTTATATAGGAAGTTCTAAACTTGAACTTTCCAATTATCTTTTTTGTTATGATATGAATGAAGGAAAATATAGAAATTACAGAATAAGTAATATAGATACTATTTTTATTACCAAAGAAATAAAAATTTGGGAAGATATAAAGTTTATAGAAAAAGTTATAAAAGATTTTGATCCATTTCTTTCACAAGGAAAAGAAATAAAGGCTATGTTAACTTCAGAAGGTGAAAAACTCTTAAAAGAAATTAAGTTGAATCGTCCTGAAATTATCTCTAAAAAAGGAAATCTTTATGAGTTTCAATGTTCAGAAGAAAAAGCTAAAAGATATTTTACATACTTCTTAGATGAAATTGAAATATTAGAGCCCTTAAGTCTACGAGAATGGTTTAAAAATAAATATAAAAATGCCTATAAAAAATATCTTGACAATTTTATTTTTAAAAAGTAA